Proteins encoded in a region of the Paenibacillus sp. W2I17 genome:
- a CDS encoding aspartyl-phosphate phosphatase Spo0E family protein: MDRLDLISRIEDARQLLYRMHMEYGSLLHPEVIQQSVVLDGLINQYNRAKVGKAMN, encoded by the coding sequence ATGGATCGCCTGGATTTGATATCACGGATCGAAGATGCCAGACAATTGTTATATCGCATGCATATGGAATACGGCAGTCTGCTTCATCCGGAAGTGATCCAGCAATCCGTAGTCCTGGACGGGCTTATTAATCAATACAACAGAGCAAAGGTAGGAAAGGCGATGAATTAA
- a CDS encoding GntR family transcriptional regulator yields MKSTLDESQPIFHQIATMIMDDIVEGRLKVEEQVPSTNELSRFYNINPATARKGLQELVDKGIIYKQRGVGMFVAKGAREALLVERKQDFYEEYIKPLLEEARRIHMNEDMIIDLIRGKKDKESEL; encoded by the coding sequence ATGAAATCGACTTTGGATGAATCTCAGCCTATTTTTCATCAGATTGCCACGATGATTATGGACGATATTGTGGAGGGCAGATTGAAGGTGGAAGAACAGGTTCCCTCAACCAATGAACTGTCACGCTTCTACAATATCAATCCGGCTACAGCCCGCAAAGGACTGCAGGAGCTCGTGGACAAGGGGATTATATACAAACAGCGAGGTGTTGGAATGTTTGTTGCAAAGGGAGCAAGAGAAGCATTGCTCGTTGAACGGAAGCAAGATTTTTATGAAGAATACATCAAGCCTTTACTTGAAGAAGCCAGACGGATTCACATGAATGAAGACATGATTATTGATCTGATTCGCGGCAAGAAGGATAAGGAGAGTGAGTTATGA
- a CDS encoding diacylglycerol kinase family protein, producing the protein MRQAMIISNPSSGKEEAEQYVSQVREILESQQYEVVVNETAGEGDATNYCLSACKDGCDLVISIGGDGTLHETINGMMDQDYRPRLGVIPLGTVNDFARALNISLDPEEAIRQLRSNQTHIVDLGKINDRLFANVVAAGSLAEALFSVSSEEKSKLGSFAYLKEGLKDLVNTPANHLTIEYDGQIWEGESPLFLAALTNSVGGFEKLSPDAEVDDGLIHCFVVRNISVFNSLTLGTSLLFGSLKDHKDVDYFTARDVHVRSVEAIRTNVDGEEGPALPIHIRVLPRHIEVIIPEEV; encoded by the coding sequence ATGCGCCAAGCCATGATCATTAGTAATCCATCGTCAGGTAAGGAAGAGGCCGAGCAGTATGTGTCCCAAGTCAGAGAGATTCTGGAGTCACAGCAGTATGAGGTGGTGGTTAACGAGACAGCCGGGGAAGGTGATGCCACGAACTACTGCCTGAGTGCCTGCAAAGACGGCTGTGATCTGGTCATCTCTATTGGTGGGGATGGTACGCTGCATGAGACGATTAATGGCATGATGGATCAGGATTATCGTCCCCGATTAGGCGTTATACCGCTAGGTACGGTGAATGATTTTGCACGAGCGCTGAATATCTCGCTTGACCCGGAAGAAGCCATTAGGCAGTTACGTTCGAATCAGACCCATATCGTGGATTTGGGGAAAATCAATGATCGCCTGTTTGCCAACGTTGTGGCTGCGGGTTCTTTGGCAGAAGCTTTGTTCTCCGTATCCTCGGAAGAAAAGTCGAAGTTGGGATCATTCGCATATCTGAAAGAAGGCTTGAAAGACCTGGTGAATACACCAGCCAATCATCTAACCATCGAGTATGATGGACAGATCTGGGAGGGGGAATCGCCACTTTTTCTGGCGGCGCTGACCAACTCGGTCGGAGGATTCGAGAAGTTGTCTCCGGATGCAGAGGTGGACGATGGTCTGATACATTGCTTTGTTGTTCGTAATATCAGTGTGTTCAACAGCCTGACCCTGGGCACTTCCCTGTTATTTGGTAGTCTGAAAGACCATAAAGATGTAGACTATTTTACAGCCAGAGATGTCCATGTCCGTTCAGTGGAAGCCATCCGCACCAATGTAGATGGGGAGGAAGGTCCTGCCCTTCCGATTCATATCCGTGTCCTGCCAAGGCACATTGAGGTTATCATACCGGAAGAAGTATAA
- a CDS encoding isocitrate lyase/phosphoenolpyruvate mutase family protein, which translates to MNMEDQLPAGLGLYTVEEQCPRLSAAREAAEQAGIPLFINARTDIFLQHAPEHHNHSLLEEALIRSSHYADAGASGLFVPGLQDHQLIQELCERSPLPINVMVTSPEPSPKQLAALGVARVSYGPYPYVQVMEHLKELGRNILSGN; encoded by the coding sequence ATCAACATGGAAGATCAACTTCCCGCTGGCTTGGGATTGTACACTGTGGAGGAGCAATGCCCAAGATTGTCCGCCGCCAGGGAAGCTGCGGAGCAGGCAGGCATACCGTTGTTCATTAACGCCCGCACAGATATTTTTCTGCAACATGCACCTGAACACCATAACCACTCCCTCCTAGAGGAAGCACTTATACGTTCGAGCCATTATGCAGATGCAGGAGCCAGTGGTCTGTTTGTACCCGGTTTGCAGGATCACCAACTGATTCAAGAATTGTGTGAGCGTTCACCGCTGCCAATTAACGTTATGGTTACGTCTCCTGAGCCTTCACCAAAACAGCTTGCCGCACTGGGTGTAGCACGTGTAAGCTATGGGCCTTATCCCTATGTGCAAGTTATGGAACACCTGAAAGAACTGGGGAGAAACATTTTATCGGGAAATTAA
- a CDS encoding ABC transporter ATP-binding protein: MIHMEQVNYSYQKTPVLNQVTLHENEPIISAIWGRNGAGKTTLMSLLAGHNRPDSGTVQIMGQDPYNNLAAQEHLCYIQENHPLGKNWTVSDMVQMGQYFHPQWNQDLAERLIDVFELPAKKKIIKFSKGMKTAAQIILGLASNAKITILDEPTNGLDAEKRKFFYNALLESYEDNPRLILISSHHIEEIQPLCESLIVLQAGEVLLNQSMEEMREKGVLLTGGINDINRVTAGVKVIESSHMGSTVKVMIDEPYSKMWKDIAHSQGLSIEKATLQDYLVNRTRYQEGVKP, encoded by the coding sequence ATGATTCATATGGAACAGGTCAACTACAGCTACCAGAAGACGCCCGTTCTGAACCAGGTTACGCTACATGAGAATGAGCCAATCATTAGTGCAATCTGGGGAAGAAATGGAGCGGGTAAAACAACACTGATGAGTTTACTTGCAGGGCATAACCGCCCGGACAGTGGAACCGTTCAGATCATGGGTCAAGACCCCTATAATAATCTGGCTGCCCAAGAGCATCTGTGTTACATCCAGGAGAATCATCCCCTGGGGAAAAACTGGACGGTTAGTGACATGGTTCAAATGGGACAATATTTTCATCCGCAGTGGAATCAGGATTTGGCGGAACGTTTAATCGATGTGTTCGAACTACCGGCGAAGAAAAAGATCATTAAATTTTCGAAAGGCATGAAGACTGCTGCCCAGATTATATTGGGTCTTGCCAGTAATGCAAAGATAACCATTCTGGATGAACCTACTAATGGACTCGATGCTGAGAAGCGTAAATTCTTCTATAATGCGCTACTGGAAAGTTATGAAGATAACCCGCGTCTGATTCTGATATCCAGTCATCATATTGAGGAGATTCAGCCTTTATGTGAGTCCCTTATCGTTTTGCAAGCTGGAGAGGTGTTGTTAAATCAATCGATGGAAGAGATGCGCGAAAAAGGAGTTCTTCTAACAGGGGGAATTAACGATATCAACCGAGTCACAGCAGGTGTTAAAGTTATAGAGTCTTCCCATATGGGATCGACTGTAAAAGTAATGATTGATGAGCCCTACTCGAAAATGTGGAAGGATATCGCTCATTCGCAGGGGCTTTCCATTGAGAAAGCGACATTACAAGATTATTTGGTTAACAGGACCCGTTATCAAGAGGGGGTTAAACCATGA
- a CDS encoding aldo/keto reductase family oxidoreductase, whose product MRTIKLGSSALEVPVVAVGCMRINSLDGKEAEHFVRSAMEVGANFFDHADIYGTGTCEEIFAEAVQMNPQVRENMILQSKCGIRKGMFDFSKEHILNSVDGILQRLKTEYLDVLLLHRPDALVEPEEVAEAFDQLEREGKVRHFGVSNQNPNQIELLKKYVKQPLVANQLQMSITNTTMIDSGINVNMENDAAVNRDGSILDYCRLHDITIQPWSPFQYGFFEGVFLGSDKFPELNAKIDEIAAKYDVSNTTIAIAWLLRHPAQMQPVTGTMNIERLQDCVKAGDVHLTRPEWYEIYRAAGNILP is encoded by the coding sequence TTGAGAACGATTAAATTGGGCAGCAGTGCACTAGAAGTACCTGTAGTCGCGGTGGGCTGCATGCGGATTAATTCACTAGACGGTAAGGAAGCCGAACATTTTGTTCGTTCTGCAATGGAGGTTGGCGCGAATTTCTTTGACCATGCCGACATTTATGGTACAGGAACATGTGAGGAGATCTTCGCCGAAGCGGTACAGATGAATCCCCAAGTTCGTGAAAATATGATTCTTCAATCCAAATGCGGTATCCGAAAAGGCATGTTTGATTTCTCCAAAGAGCACATCCTGAATTCAGTCGATGGCATCCTGCAACGTTTGAAGACGGAATATCTTGACGTTCTACTTCTGCACCGTCCTGATGCATTGGTTGAGCCAGAGGAAGTGGCTGAAGCCTTTGATCAACTGGAGCGCGAAGGTAAAGTGCGTCACTTCGGGGTATCCAACCAGAATCCGAACCAGATCGAATTGTTGAAAAAATACGTGAAACAGCCACTGGTAGCCAATCAGTTGCAGATGAGTATTACCAATACGACGATGATTGACAGTGGAATCAATGTGAACATGGAGAACGATGCTGCGGTTAACCGTGACGGCAGTATCTTGGATTATTGTCGTCTGCATGATATCACCATTCAACCTTGGTCTCCGTTCCAGTACGGATTCTTCGAAGGTGTCTTCCTGGGTAGCGACAAGTTCCCGGAATTGAATGCAAAGATTGACGAGATTGCTGCGAAGTATGACGTGAGCAATACAACGATTGCAATTGCATGGTTGCTTCGTCACCCTGCACAGATGCAACCTGTGACAGGCACGATGAATATTGAACGTCTGCAAGACTGTGTAAAAGCAGGAGATGTTCATCTCACTCGTCCAGAGTGGTATGAAATTTACCGTGCGGCAGGTAATATACTGCCTTAA
- a CDS encoding leucine-rich repeat domain-containing protein, which translates to MRRMTLLLLVFILSLGASGQAMAYTTTDLGEGIIEDPALEDGLKLILNKPLDVPLTSTDLEQLEVVDLSNAGIHSLTGLEYATNLTHLRLYGNEIEDLTPLEHLTQLREIDVRNNYITSIDALAELKDLGRLYISNNSISSIEVVRGFNRLHTFHASGNQIASLAALSDADALKWLEISNNTINDLTPLMGKTQLQQLNVANNQIQTLDVLAELPNTLRNLNVAGNQITDLTPLEHMTRLRTLDISGNQVQHLKGLEGMTGLTELNAESNQIYDLEPLRQLSSLDVLKLSNNRVWDLTPIAGFTFTRDQSATNAIQDISASTSLSSGIQTSVSEVEPAGLTVQNNYLDVVSGSHTMQLLNRMNVREQKRTPQGSFQRLIEGSTTAYVGDRAYALDAAPFIDEGRTYVPLRFVSEQLNARVNWNSGTREAVITQNDKTIRWSVGNKQVVVNDTLAINDAPLLMKNGKAFVPVRFISEQFNTSVGYIGSSKTILIFEDKQLGESVQP; encoded by the coding sequence ATGAGAAGAATGACGCTACTATTGCTAGTATTCATCCTGAGTCTCGGGGCATCGGGGCAAGCCATGGCTTACACGACTACAGACTTGGGCGAGGGAATCATTGAAGATCCCGCTTTGGAGGACGGACTGAAGTTAATCCTGAACAAACCTCTGGATGTGCCATTAACTTCAACGGATCTGGAGCAGCTTGAGGTGGTAGATCTGAGCAATGCAGGTATTCACAGCCTGACTGGTCTCGAATATGCAACCAATCTGACTCACCTCCGATTATATGGGAATGAGATTGAGGATCTCACACCGCTGGAGCACCTAACCCAGCTTCGCGAGATCGATGTTCGCAATAATTACATTACATCCATAGACGCACTTGCTGAATTAAAAGACTTGGGACGGCTGTATATCAGCAACAATTCCATTTCTTCCATAGAGGTTGTACGTGGGTTCAACCGATTACATACGTTCCACGCCAGCGGTAACCAGATTGCCAGTCTTGCGGCCCTCTCGGATGCGGATGCACTGAAGTGGCTTGAGATCTCGAACAATACGATTAACGATCTGACACCGCTCATGGGTAAAACCCAGCTCCAACAACTCAATGTAGCGAATAACCAGATTCAGACGCTGGACGTACTGGCTGAATTGCCAAATACATTGCGGAATCTGAATGTGGCAGGTAATCAAATCACGGATCTGACACCACTGGAGCACATGACACGCCTTCGGACACTTGATATCTCTGGTAACCAAGTACAGCACCTCAAGGGGCTTGAGGGAATGACTGGGCTGACGGAACTAAATGCAGAGTCCAATCAGATCTATGATCTGGAACCTTTACGGCAGCTTTCCAGCCTGGACGTGTTGAAATTATCCAACAACCGGGTGTGGGATCTGACACCGATCGCAGGTTTTACGTTTACCCGTGATCAGTCAGCGACAAATGCTATACAGGATATCTCGGCGTCTACCTCTTTATCCTCCGGTATTCAGACTTCTGTCTCAGAGGTTGAGCCTGCCGGGCTCACGGTGCAGAACAACTATCTGGATGTTGTGAGTGGCAGTCATACGATGCAGCTTCTGAACCGGATGAATGTGCGGGAGCAGAAACGAACGCCGCAGGGCAGCTTCCAGCGTCTGATTGAAGGGTCTACCACCGCCTATGTCGGGGACCGTGCTTATGCACTGGATGCTGCACCTTTTATCGATGAAGGGCGCACCTATGTGCCTCTGCGTTTTGTCTCGGAGCAGTTAAACGCCCGTGTGAACTGGAACAGCGGTACGCGGGAAGCCGTGATCACACAGAATGATAAGACCATCCGCTGGAGCGTGGGTAACAAACAAGTTGTCGTGAATGATACACTTGCGATCAATGATGCTCCTCTTCTGATGAAAAATGGTAAAGCTTTTGTACCGGTTCGCTTCATCTCGGAGCAATTCAATACCTCTGTTGGTTACATCGGAAGCAGCAAAACGATTCTGATTTTTGAAGATAAACAGCTTGGTGAGAGTGTACAGCCTTAA
- a CDS encoding transcriptional regulator, whose amino-acid sequence MESTTTIRDHLESYLKREQMSISHFSETSGINSGTLSNILNKNRPIAMQQLDRITSAMRLEEGYFYELYIDECFVHATPDWRRLGPFLHRCAELDKLDCIEEVIRLMMDNLSYIPLLFDVAEEFYQAGKFKPAILLYENIAESEKMQHSERLALCQYRLFRLGLTNDQHRNLIIASRFEYYVDRLDERYQLDALNELINAFGALHRWDKVQELSEKLKVKASIHYEMNGRRKQEETKRPIIFYILYSDLAAGSACYHLKDYTGALKYVSLYSDNRWVRNPDKDEIVVMNQFQEWAEANRYIYHLMGGHFEVLPDYLAYISTKENEIFPALCDIVTAANRYDKDIDHVLKQYESYFTYQEQSNRIGKVSRQVTDDRYLRLLADLGAYYLKKDEYHLGIEFVLDSLKFSIEISSGRGMLRGVGLFEQYREFASETAKQQYKMIISEVQKLNEEKVGFADSYL is encoded by the coding sequence TTGGAGTCGACAACCACGATACGCGATCACTTGGAAAGTTATCTGAAGCGTGAACAGATGTCCATTAGTCATTTTTCGGAAACGTCAGGGATTAATTCGGGTACGCTCAGCAATATCTTGAATAAAAATCGGCCTATTGCCATGCAGCAGTTGGATCGCATTACTTCCGCCATGAGACTGGAAGAAGGTTACTTCTATGAGTTATACATAGATGAGTGTTTTGTACACGCGACCCCGGACTGGCGAAGACTGGGACCCTTCCTTCATCGCTGTGCCGAGTTGGACAAGTTGGACTGTATTGAAGAGGTTATTCGTCTGATGATGGATAATCTATCCTATATTCCTTTGTTATTTGATGTGGCTGAAGAATTCTACCAAGCAGGTAAATTCAAACCAGCCATTCTTCTATATGAAAACATTGCTGAAAGCGAGAAAATGCAACATTCCGAGCGGCTTGCACTCTGTCAGTACCGACTGTTCAGGCTGGGACTGACCAATGATCAGCACCGGAATCTGATTATTGCATCTCGGTTCGAATATTATGTGGATCGGCTGGATGAACGCTACCAGTTGGATGCGCTTAACGAACTGATTAATGCTTTTGGAGCATTGCATAGATGGGACAAGGTTCAGGAGTTATCTGAAAAATTGAAAGTGAAAGCTTCCATCCATTATGAGATGAATGGCCGACGGAAACAAGAAGAGACCAAAAGACCAATTATTTTCTATATTCTATACTCCGATCTAGCTGCAGGAAGTGCCTGTTATCATTTGAAGGACTACACTGGGGCACTTAAATATGTTTCTTTATATTCGGATAATCGCTGGGTGAGGAACCCGGATAAAGATGAAATCGTAGTTATGAATCAGTTTCAAGAATGGGCTGAAGCTAATCGATATATATATCATTTAATGGGCGGTCATTTTGAGGTGTTACCTGATTATTTGGCGTATATCTCAACGAAGGAAAATGAGATATTCCCAGCGCTTTGTGATATTGTAACAGCGGCTAATCGCTATGATAAGGATATAGATCATGTACTCAAACAGTATGAATCCTACTTCACTTATCAGGAACAGAGTAACCGAATTGGTAAAGTAAGCAGACAAGTTACAGATGATCGATATTTACGACTTTTAGCAGACTTGGGCGCATATTATCTAAAGAAAGACGAGTATCATTTAGGTATAGAATTTGTGCTGGATAGTTTAAAATTTTCTATTGAAATTAGCAGTGGACGAGGTATGCTTAGAGGTGTCGGACTGTTTGAGCAATACCGGGAATTTGCATCTGAGACGGCGAAACAGCAATACAAAATGATAATTAGTGAGGTGCAGAAACTCAATGAAGAGAAAGTTGGCTTTGCTGATAGCTACCTGTAG
- a CDS encoding glycoside hydrolase family 30 beta sandwich domain-containing protein, with protein sequence MTLMLTGYSTTQDNPWRELSFVPTNESANLKLTGEQHQLVEGFGGCFNELGYMALSHLNEEQRHEVFHSLFHPEGEHKFNICRLPIGASDYAEQWYSHNEVDGDVAMEHFSIKRDFKYLIPYIKEALTYNPNLQFFASPWSPPTWMKSPKAYNYGTLRWEKDILEAYALYFVKFVQAYREAGITIHQVHVQNEVIADQKFPSCMWTGEQLREFIADYLGPAFDKHGLDTEIWLGTINAPDPWEELIKKKTNDFDEYAGLVLSDPKAYSYIKGVGYQWAGKNAIQRTSASYPELRYMQTENECGDGNNSWNYAKYVYNLYQHYFSNGVNAYIYWNMVLEPKGRSTWGWEQNSMITIDPDNKEVTRNPEYYVMKHFAHHIVPGARRVGLSGAWSGKSVAFRNPDNSLIIVINNPFQDRRNLYLTIEEGQTLHMELEADSFNSMVIQPK encoded by the coding sequence ATGACACTCATGCTCACTGGTTATTCCACAACCCAAGACAACCCGTGGAGAGAGCTATCTTTTGTACCGACAAATGAAAGCGCTAACTTAAAACTGACGGGTGAACAGCACCAACTTGTGGAAGGGTTTGGCGGATGTTTCAACGAGCTTGGTTATATGGCTCTGTCCCACTTAAATGAGGAGCAGCGCCATGAGGTATTTCACTCTCTCTTCCATCCGGAGGGTGAGCACAAGTTTAACATCTGTCGCCTGCCGATCGGCGCAAGTGATTATGCAGAACAGTGGTACAGCCACAATGAAGTGGATGGCGACGTGGCCATGGAACATTTTTCGATCAAACGTGATTTCAAATATCTGATTCCTTACATCAAGGAAGCTCTGACTTATAACCCGAATCTGCAATTCTTCGCCTCGCCATGGAGTCCACCAACGTGGATGAAGTCGCCGAAAGCCTATAACTATGGGACACTGCGCTGGGAGAAAGATATTCTGGAGGCCTACGCCCTGTATTTTGTAAAATTTGTACAGGCCTACCGTGAAGCAGGCATTACGATCCATCAGGTGCATGTACAGAACGAAGTGATTGCAGATCAGAAATTCCCATCTTGCATGTGGACAGGCGAGCAGCTTCGTGAGTTTATCGCCGATTATCTGGGCCCGGCTTTTGACAAACACGGTCTGGATACGGAGATCTGGCTGGGAACGATCAACGCACCTGATCCATGGGAAGAATTAATCAAGAAAAAAACAAATGACTTCGATGAGTATGCCGGGCTTGTCCTGAGTGATCCAAAGGCCTATTCCTATATCAAAGGTGTTGGGTATCAATGGGCAGGCAAAAATGCCATTCAACGTACCTCGGCCAGTTATCCGGAGCTGCGTTATATGCAGACCGAGAACGAATGCGGTGATGGCAACAACTCATGGAACTATGCCAAATATGTATATAACCTCTACCAGCACTACTTCAGCAACGGAGTGAACGCGTACATCTACTGGAACATGGTTCTGGAACCCAAAGGCCGCAGCACATGGGGCTGGGAGCAGAATTCCATGATTACGATAGATCCCGACAATAAGGAGGTTACTCGGAACCCTGAGTATTATGTGATGAAACACTTCGCTCATCATATTGTTCCTGGTGCTCGAAGAGTCGGCTTGTCTGGCGCCTGGAGCGGTAAATCCGTTGCTTTCCGCAACCCGGATAACAGTCTCATCATTGTCATTAATAATCCATTCCAAGACCGTCGAAATCTGTATCTGACCATCGAGGAAGGACAGACCCTACACATGGAGCTGGAAGCCGATTCATTCAACAGCATGGTTATTCAACCGAAATAA
- a CDS encoding isocitrate lyase/phosphoenolpyruvate mutase family protein, which produces MSTLEEKATLFQQYHVKGKPLVLVNVWDAGSAQAIQSAGATAIATGSWSVAAAHGEHDGEAMPFHLVLANLARITASVDLPVTIDIEGGYGRVCVRSEEKYPASHRSWCCRNQHGRSTSRWLGIVHCGGAMPKIVRRQGSCGAGRHTVVH; this is translated from the coding sequence ATGAGTACCTTAGAAGAAAAAGCAACGTTGTTCCAACAATACCATGTGAAAGGAAAACCACTTGTTCTGGTCAATGTGTGGGACGCCGGAAGTGCGCAAGCCATTCAATCCGCTGGAGCAACGGCCATTGCTACCGGAAGCTGGTCCGTTGCTGCTGCCCACGGTGAACACGATGGTGAAGCCATGCCATTCCATCTGGTGCTTGCCAATCTTGCAAGGATTACAGCGAGCGTGGATCTGCCTGTAACGATCGATATAGAGGGAGGGTATGGGAGGGTCTGTGTCAGAAGTGAAGAAAAATATCCTGCAAGTCATCGATCATGGTGCTGTAGGAATCAACATGGAAGATCAACTTCCCGCTGGCTTGGGATTGTACACTGTGGAGGAGCAATGCCCAAGATTGTCCGCCGCCAGGGAAGCTGCGGAGCAGGCAGGCATACCGTTGTTCATTAA
- a CDS encoding endo-1,4-beta-xylanase — MIKSKWFKTVGSLALVGILAASVAVGSVSAGLAKGSKFLGNIIANQVPSNFSPYWNQVTPENSTKWDAVEGTRNVMNWGQADMAYNYANNNGFPFKFHTLVWGNQQPNWINSLSAADQKAEVTQWIKAAGQRYSKSAFVDVVNEPLHAKPSYRNAIGGDGATGWDWVIWSFQQARQAFPNSKLLINEYGIIGDPAKADQYIQIINLLKNRGLVDGIGIQAHYFNMDNVSVSTMNTVLNKLAATGLPIYVSELDMTGDDNTQLQRYQQKFPVLWKHSAVKGVTLWGYNQNQTWQAGSHLVNSNGTERPAMQWLRNYLANNP; from the coding sequence TTGATTAAGTCTAAGTGGTTCAAAACAGTCGGCTCATTGGCATTGGTAGGGATTCTCGCTGCTTCTGTTGCGGTTGGTAGTGTGAGTGCTGGTTTGGCGAAAGGTAGCAAATTTCTGGGCAATATTATTGCCAACCAGGTTCCTTCGAATTTTAGCCCATATTGGAATCAGGTAACTCCGGAGAACTCTACCAAGTGGGATGCTGTTGAAGGCACACGCAACGTAATGAATTGGGGCCAGGCGGACATGGCCTACAACTATGCTAACAACAACGGATTTCCGTTCAAATTCCATACGCTCGTATGGGGAAATCAACAGCCAAATTGGATTAACAGTCTCTCAGCCGCAGATCAGAAGGCTGAAGTGACACAATGGATTAAAGCCGCAGGACAGCGGTATTCGAAGTCTGCCTTCGTTGATGTGGTGAATGAACCTCTGCATGCGAAACCATCCTATCGCAATGCCATTGGTGGAGATGGGGCAACGGGTTGGGATTGGGTTATCTGGTCATTCCAACAGGCGAGACAAGCCTTCCCTAACTCCAAACTGTTAATTAATGAATATGGTATTATCGGTGATCCCGCTAAAGCGGACCAATATATCCAGATTATCAACCTTTTGAAAAACAGAGGTCTAGTTGATGGTATTGGAATCCAGGCGCATTACTTCAATATGGACAACGTTTCTGTGAGCACGATGAACACGGTATTGAACAAGCTTGCAGCGACAGGGTTGCCAATCTATGTATCCGAGCTGGATATGACAGGTGACGATAATACACAATTGCAACGTTATCAGCAGAAATTCCCTGTGCTGTGGAAACACTCTGCTGTTAAAGGTGTGACGCTGTGGGGTTACAACCAGAATCAAACCTGGCAGGCTGGCTCCCACTTGGTCAACAGCAATGGAACAGAACGTCCGGCTATGCAATGGCTGAGAAATTACTTGGCGAACAATCCTTAA
- a CDS encoding MFS transporter: MKSQQVNPLLILMLALGVFGIITTEMGIVGVLPQVAHKFGISAAQAGWLVSIFALVVAIAGPFLTLLASGMNRKIILLAAVLMFAISNVVYAYATTFDTMLIFRIIPALFHPVFFSVALVTSAQLVPAEKSSQAVAKVFTGVTAGFAFGVPLTSYLAERLSLEIAFLFGAMVSVVALIGIWIWLPSMPVKEKMSYGKQLGILRKPGLWLNVAAVIFIFAAMFSVYSYFAEYLGQVTHMSGSWISVMLTVFGVVMIIGNLGFGQFLRKSVVRTVLIFPLLYVAAYALVYWAGPHFMWMVIVVILWASVHSGGLIVSQTWLTAEAQDAPEFGNSLYVSFSNLGITLGTAIGGWFIANLGIHQLIWSGMIFALIAFVLIWIKIKCFPAP; encoded by the coding sequence ATGAAATCACAACAGGTCAATCCACTCCTTATCTTGATGCTGGCACTCGGGGTATTCGGAATTATTACAACAGAAATGGGAATCGTGGGGGTACTGCCTCAGGTTGCGCATAAATTCGGTATCTCGGCTGCACAGGCAGGTTGGCTGGTCAGTATATTTGCGCTGGTTGTAGCCATAGCAGGCCCTTTTCTCACCTTACTGGCATCCGGGATGAATCGCAAAATTATCCTTTTAGCCGCTGTGCTGATGTTTGCCATTTCAAACGTCGTCTATGCCTACGCCACAACATTTGATACCATGCTTATCTTCCGTATCATTCCCGCGTTATTCCATCCCGTCTTCTTTTCCGTAGCCCTCGTCACCAGTGCCCAACTTGTTCCGGCAGAGAAAAGCAGTCAGGCCGTCGCCAAAGTATTCACTGGAGTTACAGCGGGCTTTGCCTTTGGCGTGCCACTCACATCGTATCTTGCTGAACGCCTATCCCTCGAAATCGCCTTCCTGTTTGGAGCGATGGTCAGTGTGGTCGCTTTGATCGGCATATGGATCTGGTTACCCTCGATGCCCGTGAAGGAAAAGATGTCCTATGGCAAGCAGCTCGGTATTCTGCGCAAACCTGGATTATGGCTGAATGTTGCCGCAGTCATTTTTATATTCGCCGCCATGTTTTCCGTGTACAGCTATTTCGCCGAGTATCTTGGACAGGTCACTCACATGAGCGGATCATGGATCAGCGTCATGCTGACCGTCTTTGGTGTCGTCATGATTATCGGAAATTTGGGGTTTGGACAGTTTCTGCGTAAGAGTGTGGTCCGAACTGTCCTCATCTTCCCCCTGCTGTATGTAGCAGCTTACGCACTCGTCTATTGGGCCGGTCCTCACTTCATGTGGATGGTTATTGTAGTCATCCTCTGGGCATCCGTGCATTCAGGAGGATTAATTGTAAGCCAAACCTGGTTAACCGCTGAAGCGCAGGACGCGCCTGAATTCGGCAACAGCTTGTATGTATCCTTTTCCAACCTTGGTATTACCTTGGGTACTGCCATCGGCGGCTGGTTCATCGCGAACCTGGGAATACATCAATTGATCTGGAGCGGAATGATCTTTGCGCTGATCGCTTTTGTCTTGATTTGGATTAAAATCAAATGTTTCCCTGCACCATAA